Part of the Tachypleus tridentatus isolate NWPU-2018 unplaced genomic scaffold, ASM421037v1 Hic_cluster_2, whole genome shotgun sequence genome is shown below.
CCCTAATGTAAGATAAAGTTATAAAtaccaaaactttaattttacatgCTGATTTGATTGTAttcaaatttttatgttatttgattttaaatttaggATACTTGAAGAGTATCTCAGatattaaatttttacttcagtaaatatgatgtattattgtatttctttccATTGATTTTGACTACAGTGCATTTGAGTAACTGCATAACTGTaagtacaacactaaaatctcctatattgttataaatatgctttagaatatataaaacaatactagaAGTAAATAAGTGTACACAGTATTGTTGCAGCAAATGAcagtagatgaaaaaaaaaaagaggtatcTAGTATTCCATTTACCATGCACATGTGCTTTTTGCTTAGATATTAGGCATATGTCACTGTTTGATACAGTACTGTTTGCATATTAATTTAGTtaatatgaacaaatattactttGGAAAAgaacaattttgatatttttaaaaaggtaactgttttgttgaaaatgctattttaaaatactttttttaatttcattttttaaggcTAGTATGACTGTTGCATTAGTTTTATCTACCTAAGTAACTTACTGAGTGGAGGAAAAAATCCCCAaaaataagtgttaaatataaactaatataagATAGTTTGAAAGATATTAAATGAATCcttctgataaaaaacaaaattggcTTGCTTGTAATTTTGGTGTAgtgaaaaactttttttatatatgtactttTTCAAGTCCAATTCTGGTAAAACTGACCATTGATTCAATTGTTTATGATGACTGAAAGTTATGAAAAACCAATATGCTAAAGGATATTTTTAttccatgcttttttttttatcgcTCAGGATGCATGTTTGTCTCTTCTGGCAAATGTTGAGAGACATTGGGTAAAACATTTacatgtgtataaaataaaactttctggttaattataaaataatttaagaagacATGAAAACGAGATTTAAAATCTGCAtgagtttcaattatttttaaataatttgtttttaatttcaaaagctctgaatttataaaagtataacataaaaataaaatacttagctTTATTGAAACCACATAAAGTGTGCAAAGTTCAAGTTAAACAATATCAACaaataaggtgttttttttgcAGTAGAGTAAAACAGCAGAAGTGTATTGAGTCAGTGCACCTAGATATTTAAGGGTTAACGTAGTTGAATGAAAAGGTTCATGAACTGGAAAATGTACTTCTTTAAGAAACAGTAGCAGTCTTTTCATCACATTTTGAGCTGTAGCATTTTAGAAGTTAAAGAAATGACATATTTCACAAGAAAATTGTTTATGgagaattatatatatgtaaaaaaccagctgttttttacatatataattttctctacaagtgagttttttcGTTTTAACGGATGTTTATggaaaacttaatattaaattcattaatataatgacattattaGTTCTTACATTAGAACAAAATGATTTTTTACAAAAGGAGTTAATGTACTTGTAATTATGAATAAGAAAATTTcagtgtatatttttttctattaagatTTCAAGAGAATACTTGCAGAAATTCCTCATGGAAATCTCCAGGAATGAATGCAGTTGATAAGAAAATTTGTGAGTTAACTGAAAAAGCTTGTGAAAAGATGAAAACAGAGGTTTGTATTGTAAATGTGATTAcacttttttgatttacattgtGTTTCAAAGTGAAATGTGATTACTTACGTGTGTAAATCAGGATGTTGTGTTAGATTTAAATAAACATGCTCTTGAAGTAATTCAAGATGATACTAGTTAAGATTTGCTGTTTAAAAATGCTATGTTATTTGACAAAACTAGTAATGTTTAGAAAGTCCACTCAAAAAAATTTGACTTTAATAAGATAAGTGTGATTCTATTTTCTGTCAAGATACATATTTTAGTCCAATATTCGTTATTTTACTCTAACATTACCACACTTTGTTAATAAGGAGGTAAATTATGTATAGACATTATCAATACTTTTTAGACATGTCAAATATCTCTCCCAACTAGGCAAGGATGTAACTCTACAAATCTGCTTACAGAAAACAAATGCTTTAGTTAACTAAGTTGTTCTGTTTTAAAAGCTTCAATAATTCCAAGAAAACAAAGGTTTAGAGCATTCCAAACCTGATAACTTGTTTAAATCAGCTATGTTATAAAAAGCTTTGTTGGTGTGAACAGTAACTGATTTCAGTTTacactttttatcattatttttatttaacttgtagtTTAATAGATGTGCTTGATATTTATGGAGATGATCAACTTGAAACAAGTTTATCATGTGAGGTTCTAAGTGATAAAGTAGACACATATCAGGGTTCAAAATTTTCTATCTAAAGCTGGACATGTcctttaaaaaatcaagtttgaccggcactttcccatctatcacTGGACATAGTCACTggtggtcatattcctaacatatcAGACACAAATACATCCTCCCCTCAAAACTAAGTGAGGCAAAAGTtgtgtatgcacagcccaaagattttgcttaaaagtatattctataatgagtgggaaaatttgagatttaatgtaagaataaaaccaaacaaattttaaacaacgGTCGTGAATGCTCACAAAATGTGCTTTTTTAGATCGCCTTATCCGTGCCATCCCGGATAGTCACGTCACTACCAAACGTTCACGACAATCTGACCATGGCATCTGATAGTATAAAAACGGGAAAGTCTCACAAactatttcagtttggcttcacgagcaagactaatgaatcagaatACAATATTATGGAACCCCGAGTGAAAAAACCCAAGATTGTTGAtccaagcccaagtgttaaagcaaaactgttactgctagtaTTGGCCCTAAGCCTACTCGTcgtttccaggatgaatggaatagaggctgaccatggctggagtataataacACTACCggactgatgttttgctcaatttgtcaggaatatgaccaaagtagtggaaggcagaagaacaccttcataacatGATCTTCCAACCTGAGATCAAGTGatgttaaggagcatgaaaacagtaGTGCTCACAGTCCAAGTTGTCAAGCTAAGACtgcaaaagaaacacctgataTAACTCCCAtaatgaaagaattgagcaaacttaaccagactaagaaagatcgtttgcttgtgctgtttaggactgccctttatatggctttgaatgccaaaTCATTCAAtgattttcaagagcttctgttgctgtaggaacacaactttggtatgaacttaacagaacattatgccaatgacaaacaagcagttatctttacaaagtatattgcagaaacaattagaattaatgtcagatctcgtctgcacacctcattattctttggcattatggctgacggctcaacagacactgccaacattgagcaggagatagtctaCGTAAGATACTTAGACAGTGACTGTTACTTagtaacccacttcctgtgtATGCAGTCAGTAGAGAaggcacttagttcaggtaaaggtttcttaattacctgggatggGGATTTTCTGGATTTGTCCTGAATTCccaatttagaaaaattaaaatggacaatattttaattcaagtttacatagtcattccattattaatatacaacagtgaaaactcaagcatttttcagttgatttaaaccaagaagaaccatgtatttaccactgacagaattggagcttaacctagCAAAACTAGCGTAATAGATaatggagcaattgaattttccaagtacaaatttacatttttttttttttttttttcagaaagtaactgatattgggtactaattttttgtacttgcagcattgtccatatatggcaagtttcccaactggcttgaatcaattgtatgcctgacagctgtcaattttggcacaaataaaggacttgtcaaaagattgaaggtgcaaaaaccttatttgatagggatccattgtgttagtcacagattggaatttgcaattaagaagaccatcaaggatATTCAttaccttgatagtatccaaacctttttagaaaCCCTGTgaaagttttatgacaatttgccacagaactgggctggtttcaaagaagctggtaaggccaacaacattgttgttagaaagccaacaaaagggacaggaaccTGGTGGATGGCCTACAAAGAGCACACCCTGGAGTAagtttctcataactggccagctttagcagagcatttgtatcaagtaaagctgcatgaaAATGGGGAACATGGACAGAAAGCTacaggattatacagtactttgacaagccttaaattcatcctgtacatggacatactcttggcagttctgcctgttttgacatctcttagtgtcaaaatgcaagacaattctgctactgtgaacattgtttctgacaaactcactgtttgcaaagagaagctgggcaatctgaatcatgttgagagatcccagaaaattgttaaagagctcacaacatgtgaacaaactggcaagtggttacttagaggaaagttgattgctattagtggtcacgcaagggccagaggctcaaaaagtgctataaaagagacagttgctcaatccgtggctgaagaaactgccatcttcataggtaaaattgtcacatatctgaatgagagatttgaagaatttgataaggattttattggtgcctttcaaatttttgaaccaagcaactAGCCTGaaagcaaggaagcattgtcatcttatggccataatgaacttcagacactattggaccactctggtgctctgctagaagctaagggtttcaacattgcagctgatatttgccaagctgacttacatgagacactgctcaaagccacaagacTTGCCAAATCCACATGTTAAGTGGACCCAGAAtccacatgttaagtcaaattactgttgacaATGATAAACCTTTCCCTGGgtcaacagtgttggccttggtatgcctcatgcaggtgatttccgTGTCATTTGCTGAACCAGAAcgtggattttcccagatggcagttgttaaggatgactggcagtccaaactaataaatgattctcttaatgacttgatgacaagAAAATTAGAATAAGACCTGTAatcttgcaagcacagaattactgtgcaagtctgtagaattttggtggaaggacagtaaaaaacCAGACAATTTGTGAGTCCACATGAAACTCACACACGTAGAGACAATaagagatactgagtctacatcagctgatgttttagtgctggatgactaaatctaccagtttgattgatgtgtcattttaaTAGATACAAGGCTTGatgccacttgctttgaaataatgtttcagtgccataaataaaatgattctgttttatataataattgtctctacttgatttcttgttttcggtaatgtctggtgacaattttgaggtgtctTGCTAAACTTCAAATGTCTGGCAAGTTTCACTGTCCCGCAGGAcatgtgtcctgctgaaaatttagaatatttttaccactgcatgtgtttttatagttttagaataaaacaagtcAAGATCCCCGAAACATTTGTGGTAGTTTTCAAGATCCCCGAAACATTTGTGGTAGTTTTCGTGCTCTTTGCTTGAATTTTTCTTATTCCATCATTTTCATGCATCTCATTTAAGTTAATTCTTTTGCAAGCGTTATGGTTTAGATAAATAAATTCTGTtcaatttcaaaaaaattgtatACATAAATAAGCTCACATAGATATAAcattgtataataaagtaaacaagaaaacaatgatatttatgTTAGTGTACATAGTATGAAACAGTTATCAGAGTTTATTATATGACAGAGTTTTTTgagttgcaaaaaaaaacaactcataaaaAATGTAGCTAAGAGGTGTCTATATCAATCTCTCTTACAAACCAAAGtcaaattattgcaaagtaaagtaaatgtaaagttgtaatggAGACAAACTTAGTTGAGTGTGTAGAAACTTTTGAATGCATGTTTATGAAGAGATAAGCATGTCATTTTGAATAAACTGTGTATGCTGATTTTAGACTTAGATAAGTCAAGAATACTTGTGGAAAttgtatttagtttaatattcattcatttaggAAATTGCACACTGgttaagttttgtttgtgtgaaatagcTTACACAAGTTGAAATTGAAGTCCAATTGTGACAATGACATTGTGCTATCATATACCATAGTCATTTCATTAAAAGTTTGAGTAAGCAAAATAACAGGTAAGGTTAGtctaaattaaaaaccaacaTACAATGAGATGCAATTTGTAGCTGTCATTCAAGAAATTTCTGAGAAAAGTtccacacaaataaataaaagtgttaatgttaTAGATGCTCTGTGGctagttaataataagtttttttccttttcaagtgtattaccattattttttcatttcttgttttttcatcagcattactattttgttttacagtgtgtattatagttttcttaatatttttttgacAGAACGTAGCTGATGTGTAAAGTGTTTCAGACAGACTAAATTTGTTTGCTCACTAGTATGTACAATGCTCTTTATAATTAATGCATGCTTTCCTGCTTTGGctcttttagtttttttttactccAAGTTTTTAACGATTCACTTTCAATTACATATATCAAACTTTGactttactaataaatatataatgagaaaaaggGTAGAAATTAATTATAGATTTTCAATTTTTAGTGAGATTCAATtcagaatattttcaaaacattgccTAATGATATTCCATTCTCAAATTTAGAAGTTGTATTAATTAAcacaaagtaaacattatgtacaaatacatttgttcaaCTGATACTTGAATAGGATAATCAATAAGTACCCTGTAgtttattataatcataaaatatttaattcagtaaATTGCTaccaatttattacttttatttgtttaatagttCTATTTTTTCACAATACTGTACATTAAGTTTAGAATTCTTTTAATTTACTGAAACCTTAGCTTCTGTATGTTCAAGCATAAAAAAGTActtatcactttaaaatacatattttatattatattatatattatttttattttatattaaatacatatttaaaatacatatatttttttacctgTTACATAGGTAAAGATCAAAGTATTTAGTAGCTcatgtttataatgtattgtttattgaaagtgtaaaacaagcacataaatatgtatgttagtCTTTGGTTTAAAATGGGAAAGGctgtatatgtagttttaaaactgaaatatatacattgttatcactgttagaAATCACTTGTACATCCATGTTGCTTTTGAATAATAGAGCACTTTACGCTACATGTTGCCTCCACTTGCTACTAAAGCTTCTCCTGAAGCTTCAATGTTGCTGAAAGTACTGGCCAAACAGATGAGAATACAGAAGCAAGAACTCTTAATGaaccattttaaatacatattttcataccTTGTTCGTCACTGCTCTAAAGAAGAAATGGAGAAAGCACTCACCTATGTTCAGGTAAGTACTACTTGCATTCAACTTTGGCTTATATTTGCTATTACTTAGCCATATAATTGTGTATTTATACagcactttattaaaaacaaacaatactaatacaCTTTTAACATAATACTGGTATTTGGCAAATTTAATTCGTATGACAGTGTTTAGAAGTAAGATGTTTATGGGAGAAGGAAGGTCAAAGTTTGTAGTCTCtcaatactgtatgttattttatatctgCAGTTccatacattatttacatttttgactcaattaattaaatacttagaATTAAAGTctcggttgttttttttcacatattattaTATGGGAAAGCATGGGATTCACTTCAGTAGATTTTTGTAAAAACTTGCACCTCTGTGagatatatggtattaatttaataaaatctaatttaaacTGACTTTGATTATAacagaatttcttatttttaaactgagACTAATATTGAGATAGGCAGCTTGTTGAGATGTGATTACCAGAGAATACATAATGAATTACTTCTTCACATCAGCACTCACTATGAACAAGTCTTTAGTGGACTTGCAATGTTGGCATGGAAAGATGAAAGTTATGATGGAACAAAGCCTATTACAAAACCAGAAGATATGaaatttgaaatacttaaaaaagtTGCATTACATatctacaacaaataaaaaatctgattctgtgctgtaaaatgtaaattttgggcaaatatctcaataaagataaataaaaactgacatgCTGTATCAAGCTATTATAAGTTTAGTTGGAATTTCTTTTGGTAGCATCTTGACTGAGATTTTTCCCTGTATCTCCTTTTTGTGGACAGTTAATGTTGAAttgttagttaaaataaacattatggcCATTCAAAGTAAATGGAATTGTTAATATTAAGTGAAGAAGTATCAGTAATAACcacttgtttaatatatttactttttagtaAAATTCTAATTTCCTGAGAGCTAATTGAATAAGTAaaactacttaaatatttaaaagaaacctAAGTTTTAGAACTTcatctaattaatataaattaaaaaaaagtatttgtgaaTGTTTGGTGTGTAAGAAACTTTTCTAAATCTTCGAAAacgttaaaaaatgaaacatctaGGAGAATTCACATCTAGTGTACTTTgatgacaattttgttttaaatctttacattataaactaaaatatttgcacTTTTTTTAATACAGTACATTATGCAGAATATATTAAAAGCATGCAGCCATGTAtggaaagtaataaatttaaaaggcTGGCTGAATAAAGTGTGAATTGAGAATCaccttgaatattaatatttctcaaaaacttGAGACTTGAAGTATCCAGAAAAATTCCAAATGATTGTTTCTGAGTAAAATTTGTCAGTTATTTACTCTTGATGAGTCATATTGGTCAGTTACTTGTATCTGACTTTAAAAATTCTGGTATTTATACAAGGAAATTATAAGTTAACATAACATAAGTTTAGCATTGTTCAGAGTAAAGTATTTacagcagtggtgcacaaacttttttgagtcaggggccacaaacagacttctcgtaactgtAATATGGACATGCTTTCAAGTAaagcaattttaataattacaagctACGGGAATTGTGAGCTCGCAATCTTTTATGAGAATTAAAGTTGTCAGAAGTATATTTACCTAAGAATTATatacttaaacattatattacagcaattattgtaatattgtatatgtaGGAAATAAGTACCAGGTATAATTTTTACAACACAACTAAAAGTAGAGTAAGAAACATAACCAGAGCAAATagcttcattaataaaataagttggtATTTGTTATAACTTTTGTGAAGAggaattgaaattcatttttaaatcagtaaaaagtTATTATAACCATTAATTGATTGCTTTATTTTAATCCATTGGCCAAATTTTTACAGCCACGACTTTGGactttaaagctttgtttttattAGGTAATGCACCAAGCCGTCTAACGGGACATTGTGACTTTTTACGAAAATCTCAAAATTCACTTTTTTCCACTCAATAGAACATGTCCACTGCAACCAACGGATCAAGGTGTCATTGCGacgtttaaagcttattattttaagCGAACATTTTCTCAAGCAAGAAAGGCTACAACTAGAGAAGCTGCACTATCTATGActgaattctggaaaaattacaTCAGAAGTGCTGTCGAAAACATCAACGAAGCATGGTTCCAAGTTAGCAAGAGTAACATGAGAGCGACGTGGAAGCACGTTTTGCCTGATGGCGCAAGTCATTCCTTCAGCTTTGAGTCCGAAATTAGGGATGTTTCCGAAGACGTCATCAAAATTGGACACACTATTTATTTCGAGTCTTTGGTTGTGGCTAATGTCCGAGAGTGCATTTACGCACATTCTCAAACTCTCGACAATGATACGCTCTTTAATTTAGACCAAGATCGGGCATATCAGGAAGAAGAAGAAAGTCCAGAGTGTAACGAAGGTACCAGTGAAGAGCAGGAAGAATGATTTATCTTACTGgaacttgaaacaatgtttcgGGCAGTGGAAACTGATACATACTTAATTATGAATCATGATTCAGACCTGGAGTGCGGTTATAAAATGTCATTCGATGTTACCGagaattgaaataaagaaaaagaaaatggtgcAACCAAGAAGAGATAGATTTTCTTTAAtcagtaacattttaatttttttttttttttttcaaaattacaaaaaattcaaaagtttacaaattaatatcgcttttattttacctcataactatttctatttttctaactaatcaggcttaattatttctactatgaAAAAATCCCTTATGATACCCACGTATCGTTATTTTTCCTGTTGAAACTGTTCCCCGTTCAATGCTGATTCAATCAATGCGGTTGTGTTTCCCACGCATTAACCGCCCTGTACGAGGTATTCCTGTGTattccattctgtagttttgtacctATCAAGAATAAGACTAATCACATAACGTGTTAGTTTACCGTTAGAAGCGTATAAATGCAGAGACGAATTGACATCAATAACCTCGTTTCATTCTTCGACAAGTAGCTGAAGTGTTTAGACGTGAGAAGTCATCGCTGCCATGTTGTCTTCATCGATCAGTTCAATCCTAGCGTCTCAGTTGACCCTAGAAAAACCAAAATTCTTCAGCGAGGAGACATGTTACTGCAGCTTTCAACACTCCAGGACCATGCATATGTATGTAAACCATGGAAAGTAGATATTAACGTTCAATGCTCTCCTGCCTGAAGTTCACGTTGCTTGTATTCGATATTTATTAAGAACGTTCATTTGTCTTAACTCCTGCTGGAATTCGACATTCTCTGGAAACAACAACTTTCACGCAACTCTATGCTGCTCACAGAATTCATTCCAAGACCACGGCATTGCCAACTAACTTTGTTAAAGTTGTGACCGAAGACAAACAGGTAGCTGATTTTATACTTAAACACGGATGTATcctacagtattttcattttagtgccgAACGCCCCAACATCGATCAACTAATCTTCAAAATGTCAAGTCTGTCAATCAGAGTACTTCTATTCCAGTAAGCTTCTCATCTTCATGTATGCCAATTATCTCTGATGCAAGCAGGAATACTTTAATTAATGCTAAGAAGAAAGACAATGATTCTCCGACCTACGTAGACGTTACCTTTCAGCAGCGACTCAAACCAAAGAAGACAGCATCCTGCCAAGCTCAACCCACGCTCGTTAAGACTGCAGACGTATCAACCGCAACAAATATCAACATCACGTTCAGCAAGAAGACTCAAACTTTTACATCAAGCTGGGAATGAGAGATTATATTAATGTACCTATcgtgtgaaataaatgttaaacatattatatttataatactatatcTAGTCCCATGAAAACTTTCAACAATTAGAATAATGTATAGCAATAATATTCAAACCACTTCAATTTCGACATGTCTGTTGCATACGACGCTTTTCATTCAACAATAAAGTGCGTTTTTTAAAAGATATGCCTAATGGTAATATATGGTCAAATTAAGGATATCAGTGTGAAGATAAAATTGATTTTGGTtgttattagtggatataaaagaaaggccttttagtgggaatttcttaAAAACCACAATTGCACTGATGAAGTTAGTAAGAATCTTTACAatcagattaagatttcagctctgAATGAAACCATGAGggaacatatgtattgggtaatattaaagtcaaaccatgagggagaaatgCTTTTTAAAACTGTTGAGCTTCATAAGGAAATAGTCAAGGAATCTTTTCAAACAAtgctatgttaaatttatttttaacttcaaatacagaaatgattatgGAAATTGGAGAACGTATAGATGCGTATGCTAAGTGCTCTATCAGGTGAAATGTTCTGttgcaaatagagataaataACAACGATATTAgggtcataatttaaaataaaaattgaaaggatgcaacaagaataatCTGTTCTGAATTGGTCAACTGAGTTATTTAGCGACACTGATCACATGTATAAACTTTTTAAAGGTAATTTCttcaatattcaagataaacatattccttacagAATGAAAATGGTAGCTACAaggaaacaataaacaggttGACTTGCAAcagtttaagaaataatatttattaaaatcatcataaatttaagaaatttgaattgacACGAGATTCATAAGATCAAAAAAGTTGttgaaacaagaaatgaaaatatgaaaaaagattgactgtaaattaaaaaattaagagtACAGACTTTTTTAAAGcacacaaaaagaaaagaaaatattgttttatcatacgTGGAGATGCTGTTGcataatcgtttgtttttttccatatttgcCAACTAAAATAGcagaactaggggacacaagtataacTTATGGACtggtaggaatcatcttcagctaaggcagttttaattatttaagagtttggttggcctttggaatgggttatcTTCAGACGTTGAAAAAGCAGTACATAAGAGTTCAGATAAAAAGCTTGAAAAGTGTATGAATGATAACGACtggctttaattatttttaaattattctaatttggtTTAGAAGATGACACAACCGAGATTGACTAATGTTTTTCGAAAATACTATGTGAATAGAGTGTCATTGTGTGTAGGTCATACTGCACAATCTACgttgtgagaaaattaataaattgttaaaaataaatatgtccagattattttattgtaatcatgtaaccgaaaatcattattgagttaatttaatatttaagagtTCGTTTCAATTATTCTACAGTATCATCCTTTTTTAGGATGATTTAATTGAATGGTAAGGaaagttaattaactggtaaattactgatttaaactgattatattaattatatattgattatattcagtgaagctttgttcataaaattatatctCTTTCTGGATTGATTCCTCTGTAGCAAGTCTGTCTTGAATtctgtttctgttgtttcatcatttgaacaataaaatccagCAGACAATTTTGTATTAtctgtcttgaattctgttggtgttatttcatcatttgaacaataaaatccaatacaacattttgcaatacatttaataaaataaacaatacaatttcaactttttttaatttattaatttacaattttaaacaacaaacataacatatataaatacacaaattacTATTTACAATGAGAAATCCTTCCAAATTCAAAATGACCGGGTTGTGAAGCGTATTTTGTCggtatttattatcatatttctgATTTCTTTGATGTTTTTTCGGCTGACACTAACGCTATCTATTTCTAGAATTTCGTCACCGGGATCAAGAATTCCAGtgagtgaaataaatgtttcgaAATTTTTTATACGAGTAACGAAGActcctgaaactattaaaacaataaatatatacatatatgtacacttTGTAGCAATTTTTTGCTATTTAGTGCGTCAATCTTCTT
Proteins encoded:
- the LOC143242712 gene encoding uncharacterized protein LOC143242712 codes for the protein MSYLKSRNFSVPKKLIESLSEVLLNHCGKMVNSQCVKTALLYIQREELKQLSAHNPTIQGKPVQHQASTSRLSTKRKRASDDIKGEEPLKFQENTCRNSSWKSPGMNAVDKKICELTEKACEKMKTESTLRYMLPPLATKASPEASMLLKVLAKQMRIQKQELLMNHFKYIFSYLVRHCSKEEMEKALTYVQNMSTATNGSRCHCDV